One Clostridium novyi NT genomic window carries:
- a CDS encoding ComEC/Rec2 family competence protein: protein MKRFSEYKIKFIESLILCFMLMLGIRFTSFADTKTFSSEIVDTQKTKDKVMITNGNENIKIHYIDVGQGDSALVQQDGYTMLIDAGPNSAENILVNYIRGLGIKRLDYVIGTHPHEDHIGGLDKVIDNFEIGTLLMPKKIANTKTFKDVLLAAKHKGLNITQPIIGTNYNLGKATFRILAPKDHAYKSTNNYSIVQKLRFGNRSFIFTGDAEKFSESEILQLGYDIKADVLKVGHHGSKTSSTNSFLDKVNPKYAVISCEKGNCYGHPHKVIMDKLKSRNIKVYRTDECGTIIATSNGEDISFNCKEGTYNNGQTNP, encoded by the coding sequence ATGAAAAGGTTTTCGGAGTATAAGATTAAATTTATTGAAAGTTTAATTTTATGTTTTATGTTAATGCTAGGAATAAGATTTACATCTTTTGCAGATACCAAAACTTTTTCATCGGAGATTGTAGACACACAAAAAACTAAAGATAAGGTCATGATAACAAATGGTAATGAAAATATTAAAATTCACTATATAGATGTTGGGCAAGGAGATTCTGCTTTGGTTCAACAAGATGGATATACTATGTTAATTGATGCAGGACCTAATTCAGCTGAGAATATTTTAGTTAATTATATACGTGGTTTAGGAATAAAAAGATTAGACTATGTTATCGGAACACATCCACATGAAGATCATATAGGGGGACTTGATAAGGTTATAGATAATTTTGAAATTGGAACCTTATTGATGCCTAAAAAAATTGCTAATACTAAGACCTTTAAGGATGTATTGTTAGCAGCTAAGCATAAAGGATTAAATATAACCCAGCCTATAATTGGTACAAATTATAATTTGGGAAAAGCTACGTTTAGAATACTAGCACCTAAAGATCATGCTTATAAAAGCACAAATAATTATTCTATAGTTCAAAAGTTACGCTTTGGTAATAGAAGTTTTATTTTTACTGGTGATGCAGAAAAATTTTCTGAATCAGAAATATTGCAATTAGGATATGATATTAAAGCTGATGTATTAAAAGTAGGGCATCATGGAAGTAAAACTTCTTCTACAAATTCATTTTTAGATAAAGTAAATCCTAAGTATGCAGTTATATCTTGTGAAAAAGGAAATTGCTATGGTCATCCACATAAAGTTATAATGGATAAGTTAAAATCAAGAAATATAAAAGTTTATAGAACAGATGAATGTGGAACTATAATTGCTACAAGTAATGGAGAGGATATAAGTTTTAATTGTAAAGAAGGAACTTATAATAATGGTCAAACAAATCCATAA
- the cas4 gene encoding CRISPR-associated protein Cas4, with amino-acid sequence MKVNGTLVNYYIHCKRQCYLHGNRINMESNSEDVKIGKAIHKIKEEHSKNTEVAIENIKIDKITKEYLVEVKKSDADIEAVRWQVLFYLKVLKDKGINKKGKIEVVEKKKGTNKIIYEELTDEKEEQLKNIISDIEKLIESENPPKVEFDNKCKKCAYYEYCYI; translated from the coding sequence ATGAAGGTAAATGGTACATTAGTAAACTATTATATACATTGCAAAAGACAATGTTATTTACATGGGAATAGAATAAACATGGAAAGTAATAGCGAAGATGTTAAGATAGGAAAAGCCATACATAAGATAAAAGAAGAACATAGCAAAAATACAGAAGTAGCCATAGAAAATATAAAAATAGATAAGATAACAAAAGAATATTTAGTAGAAGTTAAAAAGTCTGATGCAGATATAGAAGCTGTTAGATGGCAGGTATTGTTTTATTTAAAAGTTTTAAAGGATAAGGGGATAAATAAAAAGGGTAAGATTGAGGTTGTGGAAAAAAAGAAAGGTACTAACAAGATAATATATGAAGAATTAACTGATGAAAAAGAAGAACAACTAAAAAATATTATATCTGATATAGAAAAATTAATAGAAAGTGAAAATCCACCAAAAGTAGAATTTGATAATAAGTGTAAGAAGTGTGCTTACTATGAATATTGTTATATATAA
- a CDS encoding alanine/glycine:cation symporter family protein, protein MDNLEKILSLVNSWIWGKWLVFILLGLGVLYTIANGFIQIRHFKFIMKKTLIDSFKARNVEKGQGSISSFKAMMVTLAGNVGGGNVVGVATAIVAGGLGSIFWMWFAAFFGMALKYGEIILSQLYRGKDSEGNLLSGPMYYIKDGLKLPWLGVVIAIFMCIKMMGANLVQSNTISGILNSNYKIPTWITGILLITFLMTITLGGLKRVVDIATALVPIMSIFYIITGILVILLNIQNVPHVFATIFTEAFSFKAVGGGVGGIVIAKAMQFGITRGMYSNEAGEGTAPFAHGSTIVSHPVEEGILGVTEVFLDTIVVCTITALVIGVTNAHTSGLPATVMAISAFGTIWAPLKHAATFALLLFCFTTLIGQWFNAAKSFTYAFGPKVTSTCRYIFPFLCIIGALTKISLVWTIQDLAMGLVVIPNMIALIALFPRVREQTKDYFSKQKDVSVNSENF, encoded by the coding sequence ATGGACAATCTTGAAAAAATCCTTTCACTTGTAAACTCATGGATATGGGGAAAATGGCTGGTATTTATATTATTAGGACTTGGAGTATTATACACAATCGCTAATGGATTCATACAAATAAGACATTTTAAATTTATAATGAAAAAAACATTAATTGATTCTTTTAAAGCAAGAAACGTTGAAAAAGGACAAGGTTCAATTTCATCATTTAAAGCTATGATGGTAACTCTAGCTGGAAATGTTGGTGGCGGAAATGTAGTTGGTGTTGCAACTGCTATAGTCGCTGGTGGTCTTGGATCTATATTTTGGATGTGGTTTGCTGCATTCTTCGGTATGGCATTAAAGTATGGAGAAATAATTCTTTCTCAATTATATCGTGGTAAAGATTCAGAAGGAAATCTTTTAAGTGGACCTATGTACTATATAAAAGATGGTTTAAAATTACCTTGGCTTGGAGTTGTAATAGCTATATTTATGTGCATTAAAATGATGGGTGCAAACTTAGTACAATCTAATACTATATCTGGAATACTTAATTCAAATTATAAAATTCCTACTTGGATAACTGGTATTTTATTAATAACTTTTTTAATGACAATTACTTTAGGTGGATTAAAAAGAGTTGTTGATATTGCTACAGCTCTAGTACCTATAATGTCAATATTCTATATAATTACAGGTATACTAGTTATATTATTAAACATTCAAAACGTACCACACGTTTTTGCAACTATATTCACAGAAGCTTTTTCATTTAAAGCTGTAGGTGGTGGCGTTGGCGGTATTGTAATTGCTAAAGCTATGCAATTTGGTATAACTCGTGGAATGTATTCTAATGAAGCGGGTGAAGGAACAGCTCCATTTGCTCACGGTTCTACAATCGTTTCACATCCAGTAGAAGAAGGTATATTAGGTGTTACAGAAGTATTTTTAGATACTATTGTAGTATGTACAATTACAGCACTTGTAATTGGTGTTACAAACGCGCACACTTCTGGATTACCTGCAACTGTTATGGCAATTAGTGCATTTGGAACAATCTGGGCTCCATTAAAGCACGCTGCAACCTTTGCCCTTCTTTTATTCTGTTTTACAACACTTATAGGACAATGGTTTAATGCAGCTAAAAGTTTTACTTACGCATTTGGTCCAAAAGTTACATCGACTTGCCGATATATATTCCCTTTCCTATGTATTATCGGAGCATTAACTAAAATAAGCCTTGTTTGGACTATACAAGACTTAGCAATGGGACTAGTTGTAATCCCTAACATGATTGCTTTAATTGCACTATTTCCTCGTGTTCGTGAACAAACAAAAGATTACTTTTCTAAACAAAAGGACGTTTCTGTAAACTCAGAAAACTTTTAA
- a CDS encoding CRISPR-associated helicase/endonuclease Cas3 — protein sequence MYFDKSKKFNIEMYINNSDKIYAHTMDDNKKVETLKEHLERSIKYFYKLVENKNLDNIFLKFEAKLCKEFSDKEKSLFREMIVNTIYMHDLGKININFQTIKMKNKYFKDKKDIECSNSNHSCLSSLIYMDYYHKKIKSDSELINKENKKKLRLFMVLNAYVISKHHTGLDKLDDFRAKLTQDDGEGQRLCSSELCIFEDMYNKVIEFTTKDNILGKLFKLAEKTLKVYEEEEKNISVLFYIYVRLMLSTLLMCDYYSTSEFENCSEVKGFNDIEDIHDFYDTFNSTNINKDTREYEKSKYGLKEDFSNVDDINILRKELFLDAEKELLRNLDKNIFYLEAPTGSGKSNVAFNLTFKLIEKQKDLKKLIYVYPFNTLVEQNTRTIEKIFNNQEYILDSMAVINSITPIKVKNKDSDENTKDYNKSLLDRQFLNYPMILTTHVSLFNYFFGISKEDLFPLVKLCNSVIVLDEIQSYKNYIWKEIITFLNYYSELLNIKFIIMSATLPKLDVLIDGESNSVNLILNREKYFKNRLFKDRVKLDYSLIDLELDDKDEKLEEILNQVIEQANSSNKNILIEFINKSTAVDFYEMLKDYKYEYGLGNDDKRDIELITGDDNSIDRNIIINKINKEKNIILVATQVIEAGVDIDMDIGYKDISMIDCDEQFLGRINRSCLKESGIVYFFNIDSAGGIYKNDYRKQKQLTLISEKFDTKKWLENKEFDKFYEYVLEIINKNGNDEYKEGSMVNFIENIVSKLNFMDVSERMKLIDDDKMESSVFLSREIQLEGGEVLKGKEVWNSYKELLKDNEMDYAERKVKLSKVVSYMNYFIYKVKKCNFNYTEYIGEIFYIEDGEEFFTNGKFDRKKFEGINLDIC from the coding sequence ATGTATTTTGATAAATCCAAGAAATTTAATATTGAAATGTATATTAATAATTCTGATAAAATATATGCTCATACAATGGATGATAATAAAAAAGTAGAAACTTTAAAGGAGCATTTAGAAAGGTCAATAAAATATTTTTATAAGTTAGTAGAAAATAAAAATTTAGATAATATATTTTTAAAATTTGAAGCAAAACTTTGTAAAGAATTTAGTGATAAAGAAAAAAGTTTATTTAGAGAGATGATAGTAAATACAATATATATGCATGATCTTGGAAAAATAAATATTAATTTTCAAACGATAAAAATGAAAAATAAGTATTTTAAAGATAAAAAAGATATTGAGTGCAGTAATTCAAATCATTCATGTTTATCTTCATTGATATATATGGACTATTATCATAAAAAAATAAAATCAGATAGTGAATTAATTAATAAAGAAAATAAGAAAAAGTTAAGACTATTTATGGTTTTAAATGCTTATGTAATATCTAAACATCATACTGGATTAGATAAATTAGATGATTTTAGAGCTAAATTAACACAAGATGATGGAGAAGGACAAAGATTGTGTTCAAGTGAGTTATGTATTTTTGAAGATATGTATAATAAAGTAATAGAATTTACTACTAAGGATAACATTTTAGGCAAATTATTTAAACTTGCCGAAAAAACTTTAAAAGTGTATGAGGAAGAAGAAAAAAATATATCTGTTTTATTTTATATATATGTAAGATTAATGTTATCAACACTTCTTATGTGTGATTATTATTCTACATCAGAATTTGAAAATTGCAGTGAAGTTAAAGGTTTTAATGACATAGAGGATATACACGATTTTTATGATACATTTAACAGTACAAACATAAATAAAGATACTAGAGAGTATGAAAAAAGTAAATATGGTTTAAAAGAAGATTTTTCAAATGTAGATGATATAAATATTTTAAGAAAAGAATTATTTTTAGATGCTGAAAAGGAACTTTTAAGAAATTTAGATAAAAATATATTTTACTTAGAAGCGCCAACTGGAAGTGGTAAAAGTAATGTTGCTTTTAATTTAACTTTTAAACTTATAGAAAAACAAAAGGATTTAAAAAAGCTAATTTATGTATATCCATTTAATACTTTAGTTGAACAAAATACAAGAACTATAGAAAAGATATTTAACAACCAAGAGTACATATTAGATAGTATGGCAGTTATAAATTCTATAACTCCTATAAAAGTGAAAAATAAGGATTCAGATGAAAATACAAAAGATTACAATAAATCATTATTAGACAGACAGTTTTTAAATTATCCAATGATTTTAACCACTCATGTAAGTTTATTTAATTACTTCTTTGGAATCTCTAAAGAAGATTTATTCCCATTAGTTAAATTGTGTAACAGTGTAATTGTTTTAGATGAAATACAAAGCTATAAAAATTATATATGGAAAGAAATCATTACATTTTTAAATTATTATTCAGAGCTTTTAAACATTAAATTCATAATAATGTCAGCAACTTTGCCTAAATTAGATGTATTAATAGATGGAGAGAGTAATAGTGTAAATCTAATATTAAACAGAGAAAAATATTTTAAAAACAGATTATTTAAAGATAGAGTTAAACTTGATTATTCTTTGATAGATTTGGAGCTTGATGATAAAGATGAAAAACTAGAAGAAATACTTAATCAGGTAATAGAACAAGCTAATAGTTCTAATAAGAACATATTAATAGAATTCATAAACAAGAGTACGGCTGTAGATTTTTATGAAATGTTGAAAGATTATAAGTATGAATATGGACTTGGCAATGATGATAAAAGAGACATTGAACTTATAACTGGAGATGACAACAGTATAGATAGAAATATAATTATTAATAAAATAAACAAAGAAAAAAATATTATTTTAGTTGCAACCCAAGTTATTGAAGCTGGAGTAGATATTGATATGGATATAGGATATAAAGATATATCAATGATAGATTGTGATGAGCAATTTCTAGGTAGAATAAATAGAAGTTGTTTAAAAGAATCAGGTATAGTGTACTTTTTTAACATAGATAGTGCAGGGGGAATTTATAAAAATGATTATAGAAAACAAAAGCAATTAACATTAATATCAGAAAAATTTGATACTAAAAAGTGGTTAGAAAATAAAGAATTTGATAAATTTTATGAGTATGTTTTAGAAATTATTAACAAAAACGGAAATGATGAGTATAAAGAGGGCAGTATGGTGAATTTTATTGAAAATATTGTGAGTAAACTTAATTTTATGGATGTCAGTGAAAGAATGAAGTTAATTGATGATGACAAAATGGAAAGTAGTGTATTTTTAAGTAGAGAAATTCAATTAGAAGGTGGAGAAGTATTAAAGGGGAAAGAAGTTTGGAATAGTTATAAAGAACTTTTAAAAGATAATGAAATGGACTATGCAGAAAGGAAAGTTAAACTATCAAAAGTTGTATCTTATATGAATTACTTCATATATAAAGTTAAAAAATGCAACTTTAATTATACAGAATATATAGGTGAAATTTTTTATATAGAAGATGGAGAAGAGTTTTTTACAAATGGAAAATTTGATAGAAAAAAATTTGAAGGCATAAATCTTGATATTTGTTAG
- the cas8b gene encoding type I-B CRISPR-associated protein Cas8b/Csh1: MLKQAVDYLLSSYSEDKIDNVIAKNYIPDDGDYIILEETEDGFRELERLVIKKHNKTKEIDTTGFINFDFICIADYLSAVKDTNKSIEKKKVIHSNNYFTFFVKKDSFLNGKLTNEIIHSYYEALRNPQNKYKQNKLKMYEEAEKELGKVNEERLDKIEQWILNNVYDLVPKDSKEKTYLKIFFKYDLSEYEKESKKYLIPNIYNNTDWNSYIEDTLYGLPNNNMGLNSKKPYLENKTRKTTIPFLISLKQVLLQKKLFDFLMNMANKGKVNIYLNKEKIIALNNNESLNEDFQGIYMRIKKGKELEILDFDVIEDYKVRLREPIKIQNVLKINYDKLDRNPQDMYKQINLVESLKSLVNEILFSKFLNTNYFTEPKDLSINNSNLKMNLLLSRNVLFNWFVKGREQGAREALNRVSLSLIKGAINNGYIVRASEQFNLRCALKKYFKGEEISMADVLKGVKDSLRKKINIKYDENTPSIENDQEYYFAVGQLTGYFISLNKSKNRPHSLANPVINARNDKRIKDELIKLYKKYNYTIPYVKGRFENLMAMVKSYEPTGNVQDDLIIAGYLHSNLIFEKSQNHDDKNGGNGDDE, translated from the coding sequence ATGTTAAAACAAGCTGTAGATTATTTACTTTCAAGTTATTCAGAAGATAAAATAGACAATGTTATTGCTAAAAATTATATTCCAGATGATGGAGATTATATAATTTTAGAAGAAACTGAAGATGGTTTTCGTGAACTAGAAAGGTTAGTAATAAAGAAACATAATAAAACCAAGGAAATAGACACTACAGGATTTATCAACTTTGATTTTATATGTATAGCAGACTATTTAAGTGCAGTAAAAGATACTAATAAATCAATTGAAAAGAAAAAGGTTATACATTCTAATAATTATTTTACTTTTTTTGTAAAAAAAGATAGTTTTTTAAATGGAAAGTTAACTAATGAAATTATTCATAGTTATTATGAAGCTTTAAGAAATCCTCAAAATAAGTATAAACAGAATAAACTAAAAATGTATGAAGAAGCAGAAAAAGAATTAGGAAAAGTTAATGAGGAAAGATTGGATAAAATAGAGCAGTGGATATTAAACAACGTATATGATTTAGTTCCGAAAGATTCAAAAGAAAAAACATATCTAAAAATATTTTTTAAGTATGACTTATCTGAATATGAAAAAGAAAGCAAAAAATATTTAATTCCTAATATTTACAATAACACCGATTGGAATTCATATATAGAAGATACCTTATATGGACTTCCTAATAACAATATGGGGTTAAATTCAAAAAAACCTTATTTAGAAAATAAGACTAGAAAAACCACAATTCCATTTTTAATATCTTTAAAACAAGTATTACTCCAAAAAAAGTTATTTGATTTTTTAATGAATATGGCAAACAAGGGGAAAGTCAATATTTATCTAAACAAAGAGAAAATTATTGCATTAAATAATAATGAAAGTTTAAATGAAGATTTTCAAGGAATATACATGAGGATAAAAAAAGGAAAAGAACTTGAAATTTTAGATTTTGATGTGATAGAGGACTACAAAGTTAGATTAAGAGAACCTATAAAAATTCAAAATGTACTTAAAATAAATTATGACAAGTTAGATAGAAATCCTCAAGATATGTATAAACAAATAAATTTAGTAGAAAGTTTAAAATCACTTGTAAATGAAATTTTGTTTAGTAAATTTTTAAATACAAATTATTTTACAGAGCCGAAGGATTTATCCATTAATAATAGTAATTTAAAGATGAATTTATTATTAAGTAGGAATGTACTATTTAATTGGTTTGTTAAAGGTAGAGAACAAGGAGCAAGGGAAGCACTTAATAGAGTAAGCCTAAGTTTAATAAAAGGAGCTATTAATAATGGGTACATAGTTAGAGCAAGTGAACAGTTTAATTTAAGATGTGCTTTAAAAAAATATTTTAAAGGAGAGGAAATTTCAATGGCAGATGTTTTAAAGGGTGTTAAGGATTCATTAAGAAAAAAGATAAATATAAAGTATGATGAAAATACACCTAGTATAGAAAATGATCAGGAATATTATTTTGCAGTAGGGCAATTAACGGGGTATTTTATTTCTTTAAATAAAAGTAAAAATAGACCTCATTCATTAGCAAACCCAGTTATAAATGCAAGAAATGATAAAAGAATTAAAGATGAACTTATAAAGTTATATAAGAAGTACAATTATACAATACCTTATGTAAAAGGAAGATTTGAAAATTTAATGGCAATGGTAAAATCTTATGAGCCTACAGGTAATGTTCAAGATGATTTAATAATAGCAGGATATTTACATAGTAATTTAATTTTTGAGAAATCTCAAAATCATGATGATAAGAATGGAGGAAATGGTGATGATGAATAA
- the cas2 gene encoding CRISPR-associated endonuclease Cas2, with translation MSKNMNYNYAFLFYDVKEKRVNKVFKVCKKYLTHYQRSVFRGEITPSKIIKLREDLKKVIDEREDFICIIKLLNNKVFGEEVLGIDIETAEDLIL, from the coding sequence ATGAGTAAAAATATGAATTATAACTATGCATTTTTATTTTATGATGTAAAGGAAAAAAGAGTAAATAAGGTTTTTAAAGTTTGTAAAAAATACTTAACTCATTATCAGAGATCTGTTTTTAGAGGTGAAATAACACCTTCAAAAATAATAAAACTTAGAGAAGATTTAAAAAAAGTTATAGATGAAAGAGAAGATTTTATATGTATAATAAAATTATTAAATAACAAAGTGTTTGGCGAAGAGGTACTTGGCATAGATATTGAAACAGCAGAAGACTTAATATTATAA
- the cas5b gene encoding type I-B CRISPR-associated protein Cas5b, with protein MDVLKFQLSGETAFFKRPDVNTYLYFTYGNIHKVALLGILGAIMGYKGYNSQCNKFYKHNIKERVYPEFYEKLKDIKIGIVPINEHGYNLKKVQTFNNSVGYASQEKGGNLIVKEQWLEKPKWEIYILIENEITEQLADRLKNYRFKYIPYLGKNDHLADISFVEIINDTKKVLNIDKLNSLFISNYFSVNLDEDDDLDCDETIWKYEEDLPIALEETTNKYELERFMLTNASLDAKHSQEFNIYKCNDKNIFFF; from the coding sequence ATGGATGTTTTAAAATTTCAATTAAGTGGAGAAACAGCGTTTTTTAAAAGACCAGATGTAAATACTTATTTATATTTTACTTATGGTAATATACACAAAGTAGCATTGCTTGGAATTTTAGGAGCCATAATGGGTTATAAAGGGTACAACAGTCAGTGTAATAAGTTTTATAAACATAACATAAAAGAAAGAGTGTATCCAGAATTCTATGAAAAATTAAAGGATATAAAGATAGGAATTGTACCTATAAATGAGCATGGATATAATTTAAAAAAAGTTCAGACTTTCAATAACTCAGTAGGATATGCGTCACAGGAAAAGGGTGGAAACCTAATAGTTAAAGAGCAATGGCTTGAAAAACCTAAATGGGAAATATATATACTTATTGAAAATGAAATTACAGAACAATTAGCTGATAGATTAAAAAATTATAGATTCAAGTATATACCTTACTTAGGTAAAAATGATCATTTGGCAGATATAAGCTTTGTGGAAATTATAAATGATACAAAAAAGGTACTCAATATTGATAAGTTAAATAGCTTGTTTATTAGTAACTATTTTTCAGTAAACTTAGATGAGGATGATGACTTAGATTGTGATGAAACTATATGGAAGTATGAAGAGGACTTGCCTATAGCGTTAGAAGAAACGACTAATAAATATGAATTAGAAAGATTTATGCTTACTAATGCTTCTTTAGATGCAAAGCATAGTCAAGAGTTTAATATATATAAATGTAACGATAAAAATATATTTTTCTTTTAA
- a CDS encoding type I CRISPR-associated protein Cas7 produces MMNKRVYGILGIASIMANWNADFTGYPKTISTGEIFGSDKAFKYPIKKMWDQQGEKVLYIKSMKLEKDKNGITDLTPRSLKERYEFLFEKDKPNNDKQTKGKSKSSKKDGKEVLTNLFSAIDVKNFGATFAEEGNNISITGAVQIGQGFNKYEDSYAEVQQILSPFRDASKDNNKTSKNKDEEKEEAKASTLGTKIVSNEAHYFYPFAINPTSYDEFVELGVTDGYTEEDYKRFKDASLIAATSFNTNSKVGCENEFALFIETDKELYLPNLSEFVEFKKKDNKGVIKLTCGKLIAGLKDKIKSIEIYYNPYTTDLDSDIKTAKEFNIFTKEVLNKKEV; encoded by the coding sequence ATGATGAATAAAAGAGTATACGGTATTTTAGGTATAGCTTCAATAATGGCAAATTGGAATGCTGATTTTACAGGATATCCAAAAACTATTTCAACAGGTGAGATATTTGGAAGTGATAAAGCATTTAAGTACCCTATTAAAAAGATGTGGGATCAACAAGGAGAAAAAGTATTATATATAAAATCAATGAAACTTGAAAAAGACAAAAATGGTATAACAGATTTAACTCCAAGATCATTAAAGGAAAGATATGAATTTTTATTTGAAAAAGATAAACCTAATAATGATAAGCAGACTAAAGGTAAAAGTAAGTCTAGTAAAAAAGATGGTAAGGAAGTATTAACTAATTTATTTAGTGCTATAGATGTTAAAAACTTTGGAGCTACTTTTGCAGAAGAAGGAAATAATATATCAATTACTGGTGCTGTGCAAATAGGACAAGGATTTAATAAATATGAAGATTCTTATGCAGAAGTTCAACAAATTCTTTCTCCTTTTAGAGATGCCTCTAAAGATAATAATAAAACATCAAAAAATAAAGATGAAGAAAAGGAAGAGGCAAAAGCTTCAACATTAGGAACAAAGATAGTTAGTAATGAAGCTCATTATTTTTATCCATTTGCTATAAATCCAACATCCTATGATGAGTTTGTAGAACTAGGGGTAACTGACGGGTATACTGAAGAAGATTACAAAAGATTTAAAGATGCTTCATTAATTGCAGCTACATCATTTAATACAAACTCAAAAGTTGGTTGTGAAAATGAATTTGCATTATTTATAGAAACTGATAAGGAATTATATCTTCCAAATTTAAGTGAATTTGTAGAGTTTAAAAAGAAAGATAATAAGGGAGTTATTAAATTAACTTGCGGTAAACTAATAGCTGGATTAAAAGATAAAATTAAGTCTATTGAAATTTATTATAATCCATATACTACTGATCTTGATAGTGATATAAAAACAGCTAAAGAGTTCAATATATTTACTAAAGAAGTACTTAATAAAAAAGAGGTATAA
- the cas1b gene encoding type I-B CRISPR-associated endonuclease Cas1b has product MGSTKYLMSMGELSRKDNSLCFRKNNKNTYIPIENVKEIYCLSEISLNTKLLDFIAHNNIVMHFFNYYGGYSGTFYPKESLVSGRLLVKQVEAYKNRRIEIAKEVVRGIGENIHEVMYHYYKHDIFEVKELLDWIKGEFQSKLDNVQDIKSLLQIEGEVWQRFYSNFKYILPEDFIMNKRVKRPPDNPINAMISFGNSMLYSKTVAVIYNTHLDQKISFLHEPSEGRFSLSLDLSEVFKPIITFKTIFELVNRKKIQVSKHFDKNLNYCIMNEAGKKIFITAFEERLESIFEHPKLKRKLTYKTAIKLDCYKLIKTILEEKEFKPFRLKEKM; this is encoded by the coding sequence ATGGGAAGTACTAAATATTTAATGTCTATGGGAGAGCTTTCACGAAAAGATAATTCTTTATGTTTTAGAAAGAATAATAAAAATACATATATACCAATAGAAAATGTTAAAGAAATTTACTGTTTATCAGAAATATCATTAAATACAAAGTTATTAGATTTTATAGCTCATAATAATATTGTAATGCATTTTTTTAATTATTATGGAGGATATAGTGGAACTTTTTATCCAAAGGAAAGCTTAGTCAGTGGAAGACTTTTAGTAAAACAAGTTGAAGCTTATAAAAATAGAAGAATTGAAATAGCTAAAGAAGTTGTTAGGGGTATTGGAGAAAATATACATGAAGTTATGTACCATTATTATAAGCACGATATTTTTGAAGTTAAAGAATTGTTAGATTGGATAAAGGGGGAGTTTCAAAGTAAATTAGATAATGTGCAAGATATAAAATCTTTATTGCAGATTGAAGGAGAAGTTTGGCAAAGGTTCTATTCTAACTTTAAATATATATTACCTGAAGATTTTATAATGAATAAAAGAGTAAAAAGACCACCAGATAATCCTATAAATGCAATGATATCCTTTGGAAATAGTATGTTGTATTCTAAAACTGTAGCAGTTATATATAATACTCATTTAGATCAGAAAATAAGTTTTTTACATGAACCATCAGAAGGAAGATTTTCCTTGAGTTTAGATTTAAGTGAAGTATTTAAACCAATAATAACTTTTAAAACTATATTTGAACTTGTAAATAGAAAAAAGATACAGGTATCTAAACATTTTGATAAGAATTTAAATTATTGTATTATGAATGAAGCTGGAAAAAAGATTTTTATAACGGCGTTTGAGGAGCGATTAGAGTCAATTTTTGAACATCCAAAATTAAAAAGAAAATTAACATATAAAACAGCTATTAAGTTAGATTGCTACAAACTTATAAAAACAATATTGGAAGAAAAAGAGTTTAAGCCATTTAGACTTAAGGAGAAGATGTAA